From Zea mays cultivar B73 chromosome 3, Zm-B73-REFERENCE-NAM-5.0, whole genome shotgun sequence:
AGTCATGCCTGATACTGTTAAAGTGGACCATGTCGTAAAAAAGCATTCAACTTACTTAGGTGTGTCAGTCCTACATCTATAGGCAAGGATAAGTTCGAAACCTACCCAAGAGTGACCAACAGAACGCGGATTTATGACAAGCCAGCATGATCAAAAATAAAATTTTAGCAGCATAACCTCGCTGTTCTCCAACTGCATGCTAAATATGGTGCAGTGGAGAACAGAGAGGTTATGCCACCGGAATTTGACTTGTCATTAATCCGCATCCTGTCAGTTACTCCGAGGCTGTCCATAATAGGGACAATTTAAGATGGGTATGTGTCATGTGCGTCGAGCACGTGAGACAAACCTGTCTGAAACGAGTGACCCATAGATTATGTTATTAAAAAATACCATACAAGTACGTTTCACGTGCGTCGAGCACGTGAGACGAGCCTGCCTGAATTGATAATACTAAAGTAAAACATGTGCATAACAATAACATCTCAAACCTCTAAAACAAAAACATGTACATATGAAATTAAAGTAAAACATCTCAAACGTCTAAAACAAAAACATGAGCAACTAATAGAATCAAACTAAACAATAATACATGTTAATACCAAACTTAAGATAAACATTACTTTAGTTAATAAAATCCAACTATTATTCGAATGCATCATTTACTAGACATGTACATAAACAAATAGTTTTTCATAAGTAATGAAAAAGTGACTAATCAAACAAACATTTAAACATTTAATTTACTATAAACACTAATTAATCACTAATTTAGGTGGTTAATGGAAAAAGGCCaccgaaaataaataataaaaatcacaaaacttaaTTTCACCTCTCGAATCGTTGTCGAGGAAGTCTACGACATCGATAGTAGATAGAGCTCGGGGCAGGGCTGCTGGAGGCTGGAGAAGTGGTGTCACCAGCCGAGGGCGGAGGTTGGAGTGGCGGTGAGGTCGGCCAAGGGCCAAGCCGACAACAGGGACGACGGGGAGCGCTATCGGAGGCAGGTCAAGGGCGGAGGGCAACATGGTCGGCGGGGAGACCTGTCGGGGGTGGCGACGAGCTCTGCGCCCGGCGGCAACGACAGGGCACCGGGCTCGAGAGCGCACGGTCTGGCGCTAGGCTTGGTGGCGGGGAGGAGAGCGGCGGCGGCTTCTGGAAAAAACAGATGCGACGGGAGAGAGAGCTACGACGTGGGATAGGATAAAACATTATTTTCGACGACCTAGAGAAGGGTCACCGAAAAATACATTAATTTACGGCGGCTTGGGAGCCTAGCCGACAAAAAATAACATTACTTTCGACGGCTGATTGTACCGCCGAAAATTAGCTTTTATTTTTGGCAGCGAGAGGGTGGCCGTCGAAAATACCTCTGGCTGACGAAAATGATCTACAGTCCTCTTGTGAGAGTCGAGTCATTTCAGAGGAATCAGAACCATGACAAAGAGGCTCTCAATTCTATCCAATCTATATGGATTCAGATTAAAACATGCTCTAAGGCTATCTCTAGTAGGTCTCTTATTCTATCCCACATCTCAACTTGTATTTTGAATTTCACTCTACAAAATATCGCGTCCTCTATTTTACACGATAAGGTGGATACAGGAAAAATGTACTCAAACACAACACTAACTTTGAGGCGTAGAAGTCTGGACATGCTACGTGTTGGAAGAGGATGGAGATCCTCCTACGAAATGGGAGGCAATGCCGCCGCGTGGTCGGTGAAAGGAGGCACGCAGCGATTGACCAAATAAGCTAGGGTGTTTCGGCCTGCCCACGCCGGTGCATGAGCTGTGTATTTCGTAAGATTTTATTCCCAACGAATACAGCTAAAGAAACCCAAAAGGCTAGGCAGGTTGCAAGAGCAGGACGGACAGATCCTATGAAAAGCAACTGGGAACTCCAGGATTGGATCGGTAGGAATCTCTCTCGTCACACAAGATAACTGAATAAGCAACTGCAGAAGATTAAGTAGAATATTTGCAATTTTATACTACATCCTTTCTTTTATATATTTGTCGCTGTGCAGTTCAATTTTGAACTAAGCAGTGTCAAATAAAAAAAACGAAGAGAGTACAagggtcgggggggggggggggttccaTTACATGTTAGCGTCATGCTGGCAATCTGCATGCCCCGAATCCTGAAAGACAGCTCCGATCGAGGGTCGGAGTCCCATGACATTGTAAACTTGTTTTAGTTGGAATAAGAATAATGTATAGTAGTAGGGATGCTGTTCGTGTTTCTGCAACAGAAAGAAGAGGTATGTAAATCGAACAGATGATATGGCTTTGCGTGTTTGTCTGCCCTTTTTCGAGCAAGCTTTGCCTCCGTTACATGGTCGTTGGCTGTATGTTCGCTGTATATGAGCCAACGAGAAAAAAACGAATTTAAACAAAGAAATCCCCTTTCGATCTCAACCCTGAGAAGGATCGGGCTACGTTGATCGATGGACCGATCAATCGATCTGTACAAAAAAAAAACAAGTGAAGCGATCCTCTAAAAAATAAAATTATCCAAGAGGATCACTACTGAGCAGTTAATCACGGCCGACGGTTGCTGAGGTCAGACAGACTCAGATGAGCCCCAGGGTCTGCACCAGGCCGCCCATCTGCAGGGCCGCGTCCTGCCATGGCAAGGCGCCCGCGCGTCGCCGCCCCACGAACTCCACCACCTTCGCCAGCACGCCGCCGTCGCTGCGTCGAGTGGCCGCGGCtggcttgtcgccgccgccgccgctcttgAGCAATGCGACGTACGTGCCCAGGTCGTGGACGCTGGCCAGGTCGCCCATCCTGAAGAAGTCCAGGGGCAGCTCCACGCCGACGTGGGTGTAGCAGGAGTCGCGCCACGGGCGGAGCGCCTGCACCCGCGCGGTGGCCTCGTTGAGGAAGATGCCCGGGAGCTTGGTGATGGGGTCGTGGACGTTGGCCACGCGCAGCGCCTTGACGCCCAGCTCGTCGCACCGGGCCTTGAAGGCGGCGTTCCCGACGCGGGGCCCGCCGAAGGAGAAGACGGTGACGGGCGCGCCGCGGTTGAGGCCCAGCTCCACGAGGTCGTACGCGAAGAGCAGCGCCAGCGCGCTCCCCATGCTGTGCCCCGCCAGGGTGACGCTGACGTCCTCGCCGGGCCGTGCCTTGGCGCACGAGCCGACGAGGCGCGACACCTCGCGCAGGAGCTGCTCCCGGCAGCTCCCCGCGCCGCCGAAGCGGCACGTCTTGTCGACGGAGGTGTAGAGGCTGAGGAATCCCGACTCCACCTTGACGTCCGGGCGCGGGTCGCAGGGGTCCAGGCGCGCCGGCTCCAGCGAGCTCATCAGATTGGCCATCCACTCGGCGGGCGTCACCGTGCCGCGGAACGAGACCAGGACGTCGCGCCTGCCCAGCCGCCCCGTCATCTCGTCCGTGGACACGGCCACGTAGCCGATCCAGCGGCCGCGCCCGCTGGTGGACGGCTCCATGGTGGGCACCGTCACGTCCGCCGCCGCGTAGATGTAGCGCGTGATCTCGTAGCCGGCGCCGGCCATGCCCACCTCCTCCAGCATCCGCTCGCGGCCGTACTTGCAGTTGAGGTGCCGGCGCGACGCCGGGTCCAGGTCGAAGGCCTTGTAGCACGCGTCCACCAGCTCGCCGTAGCGCGCCACCTCGGCGCGCAGCAGCGGGTGCACCGCCGCCGGCTCGAGCAGCCCCTGCCAGTCGTCGCACCCCTGCAGCTGCCGCCACATGCCCGCCACGGTCGCCGTGGACGTGCTCCTCCGCGCCGCGTGCCGTGGCGGCGCTGCCTCCACCGGTGCGCGCGCCGCGGCGACGGCAGCCACGCTGTTGGCCGCGCCGCGGCACTGGACTCGCCGCCGCGCGCGCGGGCCCGTCGCGGCCCCGCATTGCTGGTGGATGGACGCCATTGCCGATGCTGCCTTTGTGGTGGCTGGCAAGGCCATGAGCTAGCAACCTAGGCGCGCTGGTGTCGTTGGCGGTGGGAACACGAAGACCATAGACGGCGACGAGAGGTGGAAGGATGAGGAGGGAGAGCGTTGCATGGAGCTAGGCGCGCGGGAGGGAGGCGGGTTTTATAAAGATGAGAGCGCGTGGAATTCACTTGCGGAGGCTTGCACGCATGTCCCAATCGGCCAATCCCTCCATATCCACCCCGTCGTCCCGTCCACAGTGCTAGTGTGCTACAGGGGAAGGAGAGACTTGCagcggccgcggccgcggccaCGGCCACACCCAGACGCGCGCGCGCTTTTGTCAATAACTTGGTGGGGGCACCGGCACCGGCACCGGCAACACGCACGGCGACCTGCCTCCTGTCCTGGCATAATTGCGATTGGATGGATATGCAAAAAGGAAGGGGCTAATTGCGATTAGGAGGAGTAATCTAGTGGGATTTGGATTCCTGGAAAGTGTGTTGCAGGGTAAAGAAAAGTGGTAGTTTGGCAAGTGATTGACCATGAGACGAATGAGGTGAATTGCAGGGGCTAAACTCTGGCATCCTTTTTGGAGGGGTTTGGTTGGGGGTTGGTCGTGAGCTGAGATTGGAGATCCTCCTCCGCGGCCGGGGATGCATGGTCGATCATCAATCATCACAGGTCTGGACTAGACTAGGGGGCCACACCCACACCACAGACCCGGAGGTGATGGAATCTCAGGATTGCTGGATCCTGTCGTGCTGAACCCCAAGCAGAGGCAGAGCAGGATTGGAGAAATGTACTAGGATAGGCCTGCTGTGTGTCAGCTGCTGCACTCGATTGGTTATTTGAGTGTTCCCTTCCTACGAGGAGGACGGCCTTCTTTAACATGACAGAACAGTCCCCAGCGTCAGAAGGCAACTTTTTTGAATCACCAAGGACGAAGGGAGTCCTAGGAGCAGGTGATGCTTCGTTTGGTTTGGTGACGGTCACTCAGGGACGTTCAGAATCTATAGCCGTCAGACAGCCTGGTTTGCAGTGACAACAAACCAGCCTGGACGTGGGCAGACAATCGGGAGTGCGTTTCAGgaataagaagaagaaaaaaaaattaaCAGCGACACGTCCGTTTCAGAAAGAGCGTGACTGTAACAGAGACGGGCTAGCTGCCTCAACGCTTTCAGCTGAAAACGACCGCAACCGCCACTCGCCATCGGGAATGTAATGCACTCCAGCCTCCCACCCTTTTGCTCAGatgaaaaaaaataaaataaaataaaacttCTGCAGCCTACTTCGAATTCCTGAGATTGTCTTCACCTCATCAATCTTAAAAAACAATGCTAAACACCGAGTCACTTCTGTGCAGACTATTGTGCTGCTTCAAGATCGATGTTCTGTTGCTTTAAGATTGCATTTtttctgtgtgtgtgtgtgttttgatCTGTAGCGCTGCCTGCCTGCCCTGCTCGATCTGTCCTGTTTTGTGGTACCTTGAATTGAAGGGTAGGTACCATCGACGCCACTAGTGTCGTAGTAGTACAACCACACAGCGTCAGCGCTCCAACAAGTTAGGGGCAGGGTAATTATGCCGAAAAGTTTAGTGCCAATCTGAAAGCTgaccaatcggccattaacgttgCTGCTGGTTGGAAAGCAGGTCGATCGGCGTCGGCCATCCATCCACGATCCGGGCGGACGTGGCCGAACCGAGGCCGCGCGCCGCCCGCGACGCGCCCCCGTCGGCCGTCACGCAGCGACGTGGCCGCGCAGGGCCTTTTGGTGGCGACATGGACGACGCCACCATTATGGGTGTCGGGGCGGGGCTACACATGGCAACGGGCGTATATTACATCCTTGACAGCCTCATGCCCGCTAGTTAGAACTTTTGTACTCGTTTCCGCGTTCGAACATCTATGATGAGGCAAAATAGCATTGTCCATGCCCTCCGATCCATACCCGGATAAAATTAAACATGCCTGCAGTCATGCTCTCGTGTGAGAGAATACTAGCTAGCATACAATAAAAAAAATCTTAGTTTTTTTTACGTCCACAAACACACCTGATCATGCATGTGCTCAAACATAAAGAACCATAGCAATAAACATGAGCGAGTAGTATTAGTTCATACCGATAACATGAAACCTGGCAAATACAAGCACATCAGTTCATCACATGTTCATGGTTTCACACACATACGAGCAACACAACATTAGATCCATGACACACAAGTCTACTGTCTACCTAAGCAATTAAACACAACTTTTGTCTACCTAAGCAATTAAGGTGtgcttggtttgacttttggctttggcttttgccctttAAAAGGCAAAAGCTAAACCAAAGGACTGGATCcagaaagcagctttttctaaaagccaactttctcgcagtgcaaaaCTGAAGACATACTTTTAGTGGCTTTCGGATGAACTATAAAAAAATATATCGAAaaacttttaacgacttttagtggtttcatcAAACAGTTTTTTTGCTTTTTAACAGCTCATAGCCCAcgacagctttttccacagctcacagttcACAGCAACTTTTTTTTACAGCCACagtccaaccaaacagacccttaaacACAACAACTAGTTCATTAGTCAAACTCCAAGACAATGAGGCAGTattcttcttttttctttttttattgtcTTCGAGGCAAGACCATAGGCTATTGAACCTTTCACCAATGCCACCTACAATCAATATTCATATACATTCGTAGATGCAACCCGCAGCACACATGAAAAAATATACAAAGAATAGATTGAGAATGCACAAACACCTTTGTGACTGTGATGACAATACACATGAAAAATATACAAAGAATAGATTGAGAATGCACAAACACCTTTGGGACTGTGATGAAGCCAACATCGACCACACATAAAAAGCTTACGATATTTTAGGAGCAAGACGATACTCAATTAAAACCCTTTCACCAGTACTAGAAGATGATTTTGATGCAATAATGGTGATAGGGATAACCAATATGTCGTGATCAACTAGCCTCGAAGTAGGATAACGAGTTCCTTCCAATTTCTACCAACCCAAGATAGCAGTTAGTTATTCTTATTACGTGGAAGAGATTTTCACCCCAAGTAAAGATCTAGCTCATTCTTACTTCTAATAAAGCCAGTATTATTCTTATTTACAGCAAGAGTTTTAAAAATTGCCAGCGCAGTAGCTATTGGTGGACCTGACAAATCGAGAGCCAGAGCAAGACTTAAGATAGAGGCCCTTATtcttataatatatatatataatatgttgCTAAAAACACTCAATCGTGTATAAAAATATACATTTCTTTTTTTCATTAGTCGAAATCTGAGACAATGATCTATGATGCAATattcttctttctttttttcaTTGTATTCAAGTCAAGACCGGAGGCTATTGAACCTTTCATTAGTACCTAAAATCAATATCCATATACATTAGTAGACGCAACCTGCATCACACATGAAAAATATACAAAGAATAGATTGAGAATGCACATCTTTGGGATTGTGATGAATCCAACATCAACCACACATAAAAGCTTCCAATATTTTAGGACCAAGACAATACTCAATTAAAACCCTTTCACCAGTGCTAGAAGATGGTTTTGATGCAATAATGATGATAGGGATAACCAATATGTCTTGATCAATTAGCCTCAAAGTAGGATAACGAGTTCCTTCCAATTTCTACCAACCCAAGACAACACTTAGTTATTCTTATTATGAGGAAGAGATTTTTTCCTCCAAGTAAAGATCTAGCTCATTCTTACTTGTAATAAAGCCAATATTATTCTTATTTATAGCAAGAGTTTTAAAATTTGCCAACACAACGACTAGTGGTGGTCGTGACAAATCGGGAGCCAGAGCAAGACTTAAGATGGAAGCCCTTATtcttataatatatatataatatatgttGCTAATAAACACGTACTCAATCATCTATAAAAATATTCATTTCTTTTTCATTAGTCGAAATCTGAAACACTGATGCAATATTCTTCTTTCTTTTTTCATTGTCTTCAAGGCAAGACCAGAGGCTATTTAACCTTTCATCAGTGCCTAAAATCAATATCCATATACATCAGTAGATGCAAAATATACAAAGAATAGATTGAGAATGCACAAACATCTTTGGGATTGTGATGAAGCCAGCTTCGACCACAcatacactaccggaatttggctctttgccgagtgccaaattctttgccgagtgttttatttcgggcactcggcaaagagctctttgccgagtgccacgcaaaaaaccctcggtaaaagaaaacactcggcgaagaagctctttgccgagtgttttatttttgacactcggcaaagagtttctttgccgagtgtctttttttgacactcggcaaagagctctttgccgagtgtcacaaatacaacactcggcaaagagctctttgccgagtgttttttctccaacactaggcaaagacaatttaaaaatcacattttaaagtagtaaattaattcaaatgaaaaa
This genomic window contains:
- the LOC103650881 gene encoding phospholipase A1 EG1, chloroplastic/mitochondrial translates to MALPATTKAASAMASIHQQCGAATGPRARRRVQCRGAANSVAAVAAARAPVEAAPPRHAARRSTSTATVAGMWRQLQGCDDWQGLLEPAAVHPLLRAEVARYGELVDACYKAFDLDPASRRHLNCKYGRERMLEEVGMAGAGYEITRYIYAAADVTVPTMEPSTSGRGRWIGYVAVSTDEMTGRLGRRDVLVSFRGTVTPAEWMANLMSSLEPARLDPCDPRPDVKVESGFLSLYTSVDKTCRFGGAGSCREQLLREVSRLVGSCAKARPGEDVSVTLAGHSMGSALALLFAYDLVELGLNRGAPVTVFSFGGPRVGNAAFKARCDELGVKALRVANVHDPITKLPGIFLNEATARVQALRPWRDSCYTHVGVELPLDFFRMGDLASVHDLGTYVALLKSGGGGDKPAAATRRSDGGVLAKVVEFVGRRRAGALPWQDAALQMGGLVQTLGLI